The proteins below come from a single Cannabis sativa cultivar Pink pepper isolate KNU-18-1 chromosome 3, ASM2916894v1, whole genome shotgun sequence genomic window:
- the LOC115710067 gene encoding calcium-transporting ATPase 4, plasma membrane-type — translation MENYFLKDFSVESKHPSPEAQRKWRSAVALVRNPRRRFRHVADLVKRSEAQKKRKSIQEKIRVALYVQKAALQFIDAGGRIEYKLSQEAREAGFDIHPDELAAIIRSHDVRAMNVHGRVPGIAKKVKVESLDDGVSEKDIPIRQKVFGLNRYAEKQARTFWMFVWEALHDLTLIILMVCAAVSIGVGVATEGFPKGMYDGVGILLSILLVVMVTAISDYRQSLQFKRLDEEKKKIFVHVTRDGKRQKLSIYDLVVGDIVHLSIGDQVPADGIFISGYSLLIDESSLSGESEPVNVDEGRPFLLCGTKVQDGAAKMLVTTVGMRTEWGKLMETLSEGGDDETPLQVKLNGVATIIGKIGLTFAVLTFLVLTTRFLINKALLNEISVWSSVDALTLLDYFAIAVTIIVVAVPEGLPLAVTLSLAFAMSKLMSERALVRHLSACETMGSTSCICTDKTGTLTTNHMVVNKVWISDKSIEVKGKESENVVKSELSEDALSILFQVIFQNTGCEVSDVDGKFTIFGSPTETAILEFGLLLGAEFKEQRKDMNILKIEPFNSARKKMSVLVARPNGGKRAFCKGASEIILSMCNKVIDSKGEPIDLSDQQAKNVSDVINSFACEALRTLCLAYQDIDDSIVENNIPDNGYTLVAVVGIKDPVRPGVKNAVETCLAAGITVRMVTGDNINTAKAIAKECGILTPGGMAIEGPDFRNLSPEQMMEIIPKIQVMARSSPSDKHTLVTNLRKMGEVVAVTGDGTNDAPALHESDIGLAMGIAGTEVAKENADVIIMDDNFSTIVNVGRWGRSVYINIQKFVQFQLTVNVVALVLNFFSACISGAAPLTAVQLLWVNMIMDTLGALALATEPPTNELMKRPPVARGASFITKAMWRNIIGQSIYQLIVLALLNFDGKKLLGLTGSDSTAVLNTLIFNAFVFCQVFNEINSRDIEKINIFHGMFSSWVFIGVMFITVAFQVIIVEFLGAFASTVPLTWQLWLLSIGIGSISLIVAVFLKCIPVEKKINIKHHDGYEALPSGPELA, via the exons CGCTGATCTCGTTAAGCGTTCCGAAGctcagaagaagaggaagagtaTCCAG GAAAAAATACGAGTTGCCCTTTATGTTCAGAAGGCAGCATTGCAGTTCATCGATG CTGGTGGTCGGATTGAGTACAAGTTGTCTCAGGAGGCCAGAGAAGCAGGCTTTGATATTCACCCAGATGAGCTGGCAGCTATCATACGCAGTCATGATGTTAGAGCCATGAATGTACATGGTAGAGTACCTGGAATAGCAAAGAAGGTTAAGGTGGAATCACTAGATGATGGAGTTAGCGAAAAGGACATACCTATCCGACAGAAGGTTTTTGGACTTAATCGTTATGCAGAGAAACAAGCTAGAACATTTTGGATGTTCGTATGGGAAGCATTACACGACTTAACACTAATCATTCTTATGGTGTGTGCTGCGGTTTCTATCGGTGTAGGAGTTGCCACAGAAGGGTTTCCAAAGGGTATGTATGATGGTGTGGGAATCTTACTTAGTATTCTCTTGGTTGTCATGGTTACTGCTATAAGTGACTACAGGCAATCCTTGCAATTCAAACGCTTGGATGAGGAGAAAAAAAAGATCTTTGTTCATGTCACTAGAGATGGAAAAAGACAGAAACTTTCCATTTATGACTTAGTTGTTGGAGATATTGTTCATTTGTCAATTGGTGATCAAGTTCCAGCTGATGGGATTTTTATATCTGGTTATAGTTTACTGATTGATGAATCAAGCTTGTCAGGTGAGAGTGAACCAGTTAATGTAGATGAAGGGAGACCTTTTCTTCTATGTGGAACCAAAGTGCAGGACGGAGCAGCGAAAATGTTGGTAACCACAGTTGGCATGAGGACTGAATGGGGTAAGTTGATGGAGACATTGAGTGAGGGAGGTGACGACGAGACCCCGCTACAAGTAAAGTTGAATGGTGTGGCTACAATTATTGGTAAAATTGGGTTGACTTTTGCTGTGCTAACTTTTCTGGTATTGACAACAAGATTTTTGATAAACAAAGCACTTCTCAATGAGATTTCTGTTTGGTCTTCAGTTGACGCTCTTACGCTTTTGGATTACTTTGCTATTGCAGTAACTATTATTGTGGTTGCAGTTCCTGAAGGGTTACCATTGGCTGTAACACTGAGTCTTGCTTTTGCAATGAGCAAATTAATGAGTGAAAGGGCACTTGTGAGGCATCTATCTGCATGTGAAACAATGGGTTCTACTAGTTGCATTTGCACTGATAAAACAGGTACATTAACTACAAACCATATGGTGGTTAACAAAGTTTGGATATCTGACAAATCTATAGAGGTAAAAGGTAAAGAGAGTGAAAATGTTGTAAAATCTGAGCTATCTGAAGATGCTTTAAGCATCCTATTCCAagtaatatttcaaaatactgGTTGTGAAGTTTCTGATGTAGATGGAAAGTTCACCATCTTCGGTTCCCCTACAGAAACAGCAATATTAGAATTTGGCTTGCTTCTGGGTGCTGAATTTAAAGAACAGCGTAAAGATATGAATATACTTAAGATAGAACCTTTTAATTCGGCAAGGAAAAAGATGTCTGTACTTGTTGCTCGTCCTAATGGCGGTAAGCGTGCTTTTTGCAAAGGTGCATCTGAAATAATACTAAGTATGTGTAACAAGGTTATAGACTCAAAGGGAGAACCTATTGATTTATCTGATCAACAGGCAAAAAATGTATCGGATGTTATAAATTCTTTTGCGTGTGAAGCTTTGAGAACTCTCTGCTTGGCTTACCAGGATATAGACGACAGTATTGTTGAAAATAATATCCCTGATAATGGTTATACATTGGTAGCAGTTGTTGGAATCAAGGATCCTGTACGTCCTGGGGTGAAGAATGCAGTTGAAACTTGTTTAGCGGCTGGAATAACAGTTAGAATGGTAACTGGTGATAACATAAATACTGCTAAGGCTATTGCTAAGGAATGTGGCATACTCACACCAGGTGGTATGGCCATAGAAGGTCCAGATTTTCGTAATTTGTCTCCAGAACAGATGATGGAgattatacccaaaattcag GTTATGGCACGATCTTCACCTTCGGACAAACACACCTTAGTCACCAATTTGAGAAAAATGGGTGAGGTTGTTGCTGTGACTGGTGATGGAACCAACGATGCTCCTGCATTACACGAGTCTGACATCGGGCTTGCTATGGGTATAGCAGGGACAGAG GTAGCAAAAGAAAATGCCGATGTCATCATCATGGATGACAATTTTTCAACAATCGTAAATGTAGGTAGATGGGGACGATCGGTGTACATAAACATCCAAAAGTTCGTTCAGTTCCAGCTAACAGTTAATGTCGTTGCTCTAGTTCTCAATTTCTTCTCTGCTTGCATCTCAG GAGCTGCTCCTCTTACGGCTGTGCAACTTTTATGGGTCAACATGATTATGGACACTCTTGGTGCATTGGCACTGGccacagaaccaccaaccaatgAGCTAATGAAAAGGCCACCAGTAGCAAGGGGTGCAAGCTTCATCACAAAGGCCATGTGGAGGAATATCATTGGTCAGAGTATATACCAACTGATTGTTCTTGCATTGCTCAATTTCGATGGAAAGAAGCTATTGGGACTCACTGGTTCAGATTCAACTGCGGTTCTTAATACACTAATTTTCAATGCATTTGTCTTCTGTCAG GTGTTTAACGAGATAAACAGCCGTGATATTGAGAAGATAAACATATTCCATGGCATGTTTAGCAGTTGGGTATTCATTGGTGTGATGTTTATCACAGTAGCTTTCCAAGTGATAATTGTTGAGTTTCTGGGGGCATTTGCCAGTACTGTACCACTGACCTGGCAACTATGGCTACTCAGCATCGGAATCGGATCAATCAGTTTGATAGTTGCAGTTTTCCTGAAATGCATTCCTGTCGAaaagaaaattaacattaaGCATCATGATGGCTATGAAGCACTCCCAAGTGGTCCAGAGCTTGCTTAA
- the LOC115710106 gene encoding UDP-URONIC ACID TRANSPORTER 1, with translation MPPHQKSSSSSSSSSSSSLSLSSKKEAIFIFSLVVLWYSSNIGVLLLNKFLLSNYGFRFPIFLTMCHMSACAILSYFSIIFLKIVPFQMIKSRSQFLKIATLSVVFCASVVGGNISLRYLAVSFNQAVGATTPFFTALFAYFVTFKREAWLTYGALVPVVTGVVIASGGEPGFHLFGFVMCLSATAARAFKSVLQGILLSSEGEKLNSMNLMLYMSPIAVLVLLPASLIMEPRVIEQTLNLGREDKFMWLLLLVNSVLAYSANLSNFLVTKHTSPLTLQVLGNAKGAVAVVISILLFRNPVTVVGIGGYTITVMGVVAYGEAKRRFR, from the exons ATGCCTCCGCATCAGAAATCttcatcttcctcttcttcttcttcatcttcatcccTATCTCTTTCGTCTAAAAAAGAAGCCATTTTCATATTCTCATTGGTTGTTCTGTGGTACTCATCCAACATAGGTGTTCTTCTCCTCAACAAATTCTTACTCTCCAACTATGGCTTCCGATTCCCAATCTTCCTGACAATGTGCCACATGTCAGCTTGTGCCATCCTCAGTTACTTCTCAATTATTTTCCTAAAGATCGTTCCTTTTCAGATGATCAAATCTCGTTCTCAGTTTCTAAAGATCGCAACTTTGAGTGTCGTTTTTTGTGCCTCTGTTGTTGGTGGAAACATTTCTCTTAGGTATCTTGCTGTGTCGTTTAATCAGGCTGTTGGTGCAACGACGCCGTTTTTTACTGCCCTTTTTGCTTATTTTGTTACCTTTAAGAGAGAAGCTTGGCTTACCTATGGTGCTCTGGTTCCTGTTGTTACTGGGGTTGTCATTGCCAGTGGG GGCGAGCCGGGATTTCACTTGTTTGGCTTCGTAATGTGCCTAAGTGCAACTGCTGCAAGAGCCTTTAAGTCTGTTCTTCAAGGCATTCTACTTTCTTCCGAAGG GGAAAAGTTAAACTCAATGAATTTGATGCTCTATATGTCCCCAATCGCCGTTCTAGTTCTATTGCCCGCGTCGCTTATAATGGAGCCAAGGGTTATAGAACAAACATTAAACCTTGGAAGGGAAGATAAATTCATGTGGTTACTTCTTCTTGTCAACTCAGTATTAGCATATTCAGCTAATTTGTCAAATTTCTTGGTTACAAAACATACAAGTCCTCTAACACTCCAG GTATTAGGCAACGCAAAAGGAGCCGTGGCCGTAGTTATTTCCATACTTCTATTCAGAAATCCGGTGACTGTCGTTGGCATTGGCGGGTATACGATTACTGTCATGGGAGTTGTTGCATATGGAGAAGCGAAAAGGAGGTTTAGATGA